In Rhipicephalus microplus isolate Deutch F79 chromosome 7, USDA_Rmic, whole genome shotgun sequence, one genomic interval encodes:
- the LOC142766882 gene encoding uncharacterized protein LOC142766882 gives MKAREYKPRNFSYPESYNVFKSCMTSSHSQDLAPADACPQGYPRGLAANYEYDATLFAEYAYDRGHEIVMVFDGKKGMKNKFCDLKQHYLNLNYGIAAYDVDFDSVSHPCKLLGIDGPYSRVYFLRKVRDFVASNYTGAPSKAECDQVT, from the exons ATGAAGGCCCGCGAGTACAAGCCCCGAAACTTCTCCTATCCTGAGAGCTACAATGTCTTCAAGAGCTGCATGACGTCCTCCCACTCACAGGACTTGGCACCTGCCGAC GCTTGCCCACAAGGATATCCCCGCGGGTTGGCAGCGAACTACGAATACGACGCCACATTATTCGCTGAATACGCCTACGACAGGGGACACGAGATTGTGATGGTCTTCGACGGCAAAAAAGGAATGAAAAACAAG TTCTGCGACCTTAAGCAGCACTACCTGAACCTCAACTACGGCATCGCCGCCTACGACGTCGACTTCGACTCGGTTAGCCACCCGTGCAAATTGCTGGGCATCGATGGGCCGTACAGCCGAGTCTACTTCCTGAGGAAAGTGCGAGACTTCGTCGCGTCAAACTACACCGGCGCCCCCAGCAAGGCCGAATGCGACCAGGTCACGTGA